The Primulina tabacum isolate GXHZ01 chromosome 16, ASM2559414v2, whole genome shotgun sequence genome window below encodes:
- the LOC142528848 gene encoding pentatricopeptide repeat-containing protein At3g49740, translating to MRWLKFCEETIINSTESPIRQLINLNCLLRDLTRAGQFSDSLNLFQQIHSSHNLKPDQFSVSTTLTVCANIHDALMGSQLHAYSIQSALNLFPHVSNSLLSFYTKSQDLVSVKKVFDEIKKPDIYSYTTLISACAKLGEFDYALSLFCQMPLENVPVWNAIISGCLENWHDEIAFDVFHKMHSLGIKADNYTYASVLSLCSLKDFGFGRQVHSAVVKTGYFARTSVINSLLTMYFNCKCAECAFAVFEELDHVVRDEITYNSVIAGLGSMEREDEALLMFKDMQNVGLKPTDLTFLSVMGACMFCRMAVQIHCQAIKMGFEYFTSVCNATISMYSRCEELNAACLVFEGLEAKDVVSWNAVIASYSQENLGTDAIFAYMQMQKNGIEPDEFTIGGLLASLEWGVLVEMIQAVVIKNALILKHEVSNALVSAFSSCNEISQANKLFCDMYSRNLISWNAMISGYRLNGLPEQGLQQFFELLHSGMRPNHYTLSIVLNIYASKSDLRHGKQMHAYILRFMHFSHVLIGNSLIAFYAHVGALHLSLRVFQTMVHKDVVSWNSVISAYAQNGEGNKAMNSFHDMQFCGKIRPDKATFTAVLTACSRSGLVAEGIQIFSVMVKDYDMEPDTSHFSIIVDLLGRAGYLDIAEGLINSKDINVDSCVWWTLFSLCTTHGDFQLGSIIAGYLLELGNEDPAVYVLLSNIYANAGKWEESADVRELMKKYGVTKQPGSSWIGA from the coding sequence ATGAGGTGGTTAAAATTTTGCGAAGAAACAATAATTAACTCAACGGAAAGTCCTATCAGACAGTTGATTAATCTCAATTGCCTTCTTAGAGACCTCACTCGAGCGGGCCAATTTTCCGACTCCCTCAATCTCTTCCAACAAATTCACTCATCCCATAACTTGAAACCTGACCAATTCTCGGTGTCGACCACCCTAACTGTGTGTGCCAACATCCATGATGCGTTGATGGGTTCCCAACTCCATGCGTACTCCATTCAGTCTGCCCTGAACTTATTTCCTCATGTCAGTAATAGCCTCCTTTCATTCTATACGAAGTCTCAAGACTTAGTTTCGGTCAAAAAGGTGTTTGATGAAATAAAGAAACCTGACATTTACTCGTATACCACATTGATCTCAGCTTGTGCAAAGCTTGGAGAATTTGATTATGCTCTTAGCCTTTTTTGCCAAATGCCACTTGAAAATGTGCCTGTATGGAATGCCATAATCTCCGGGTGTTTAGAAAATTGGCATGATGAAATTGCATTTGATGTGTTTCACAAAATGCATAGCTTGGGTATAAAAGCTGATAACTATACTTATGCCAGTGTTTTGAGTTTGTGTTCTTTAAAGGACTTTGGTTTCGGGAGGCAAGTACATTCTGCAGTTGTCAAGACTGGATACTTCGCAAGAACTTCGGTAATTAATTCATTGCTTACCATGTATTTTAACTGTAAATGTGCTGAGTGTGCTTTTGCTGTATTTGAGGAATTGGACCACGTGGTAAGAGATGAAATAACATACAACTCAGTAATAGCCGGTTTAGGGAGCATGGAAAGAGAAGATGAGGCATTACTGATGTTCAAAGATATGCAAAATGTTGGCCTAAAACCTACTGACTTAACTTTTCTTAGTGTTATGGGTGCGTGCATGTTCTGTAGAATGGCTGTTCAAATACATTGCCAAGCAATAAAAATGGGATTCGAATATTTCACTTCAGTCTGTAATGCAACGATAAGCATGTATTCTCGTTGTGAGGAATTGAATGCAGCTTGCTTGGTTTTCGAAGGATTGGAAGCAAAGGACGTGGTGTCATGGAATGCTGTTATAGCAAGTTACTCTCAAGAAAATTTGGGTACAGATGCCATTTTCGCTTACATGCAGATGCAAAAGAATGGCATTGAACCAGATGAGTTTACGATTGGAGGCTTACTAGCAAGCTTAGAGTGGGGAGTTTTGGTTGAGATGATTCAAGCCGTTGTAATAAAAAACGCACTTATCTTGAAACATGAAGTTTCAAATGCCTTAGTTTCTGCATTTTCAAGCTGTAATGAAATAAGCCAGGCTAACAAACTCTTTTGTGATATGTACTCCAGGAACTTGATATCCTGGAATGCCATGATTTCTGGATATCGGTTGAATGGATTGCCAGAACAAGGTTTGCAGCAATTTTTTGAACTGCTCCATTCAGGAATGAGACCAAACCACTACACACTTAGCATTGTATTGAACATTTATGCAAGCAAGTCAGATCTTCGGCATGGAAAACAgatgcatgcatatattctgAGATTCATGCATTTCTCCCACGTGCTAATTGGTAATTCTCTCATAGCATTCTATGCTCATGTTGGAGCTCTACATTTGTCTCTGAGAGTGTTTCAAACTATGGTCCACAAAGACGTTGTATCTTGGAATTCGGTGATATCTGCATATGCACAGAATGGAGAAGGCAACAAAGCTATGAACAGTTTTCATGATATGCAGTTTTGTGGTAAAATCAGACCCGATAAGGCCACCTTTACTGCAGTACTCACAGCTTGTAGCCGCTCTGGTTTAGTTGCCGAAGGCATCCAGATTTTCAGCGTGATGGTAAAAGATTATGATATGGAGCCTGATACAAGCCATTTTTCTATCATTGTTGATCTCTTAGGTCGAGCTGGATATCTTGACATAGCCGAGGGACTAATCAATAGCAAGGACATCAACGTCGACTCCTGTGTGTGGTGGACGTTGTTCAGTTTATGTACAACACATGGTGATTTCCAGTTGGGAAGTATTATCGCGGGATATCTCCTGGAACTTGGGAATGAAGATCCAGCAGTTTATGTTCTTTTGTCGAATATCTATGCCAATGCTGGAAAATGGGAAGAGTCGGCTGATGTGAGGGAATTGATGAAGAAATATGGGGTAACGAAGCAACCAGGCAGCAGTTGGATCGGAGCATAA